The nucleotide window TACCTTTTCCCCTCCCTCCTCTCCCTCTTCGCCTTCGCTCCCGACCCTCCTCAGTTCCAATAACCTCCAAGTAAAGGATAACGGGGTGTAATTACCGCACACCGGGCATTTGACCTCCCACGACCCGACGTAACCAGTGTTATAACCGTAAAGTTTTCTGACGTCCTCCTCCAAGCTTTCTACCAAGTACTCTCCGTACTTTTCCACGTCGGTTATCAGTTTTTTCCCGTATTTTGGGTAGAGGAGCACCCCTTTAAGAAACGTATATGCAGTGGGAATCGGGTCAGACGCGATAACTTTACCCAACCCAAGCCTCTTCGCCTCTAACGCAAAGGAGCCGAACCCGGCGAAAGGGTCTAAGAAGGTAAAGTCCCTGAACCTCTCGTTTACTTCCGGGTTGAATTTATGGGGTAAGTCCTCGTCCAGCCTTATAACCCTCTTGTACTCTTCAGGGTCAAAGTCCTCTGGGAGTAACGACGCTGTTATGAACGCCCTAGCTGAGAGTAGGGGCTCCCTACCCCACCAGAACACTATTTCCCAAAACGGGGGTCTACCCGGGCCCTTTTCTTTCGCCGCCTTCCTGTCAATTTCTGGTACTATAACCGAAAAGTTATCACTCTCGATAAATAACTTCTTCATACCAGAACCTTAGAACGGGTAAACTATAAGTCTTTGTCTTTTTTAAGACAACTTGTATTATAGATTTATTTTGACTGGGTCAAAATGACGATGAGTTTAGGTACAAAATACAAGCCTCCAAAACCCTTTACCACGTATACGTACTCAGTGCTTGAAATGTAAGGCGGTGTCCACGAATGCTATCTATAAGCCTATTGTTCTCTTCTTATTATCAGTATAAATCTAGAGTTTAAGCCCATGACCGTTTATTTAACTTTCGCTCAACACTCTTACTTAAAAAGGAAAAGTTAATAAAATCCTCTTCTTTCTTACTATCATGCAAAAACGATTAATTGAGAGCGACAAGTTCTCCTCACTTATCCCTGAAATTGACGAGAAGGCTGTAAAGGAGAAAGGTTCAGGTAGGCCTACCTATTGGGGGATGGTATTCTGGCGGACTAGGAAACCGTTAGTCTCAGCTAGGGCGTTTATAGCGGCGTCGTTACTACCGGAGGGCTTTAACATAACAGAGTACAAGAGGATTATAAGGCTAAACGAAGACATCCCCCATAAGTACCAACCCATTACGAACAACGTGTTTAAAGACTACGTGTTGTTAGACCCCTTTGCGGGCTTCGGTTCTATCCCATTAGAGGCAAAAAGGCTCGGGTTGGGTAAAGTTATAGCTTCAGAACTTCTGCCTACAGCCTACATGTTTTTAAAAGCAGTCCTAGACTACCCGAAATACGGGGAGAAACTCTTAAAAGACATCGAAAGATACGGTAACGAGCTGATTAAGAGTTTAGAAGAAGACGTAAAAGAACTTTACGGTGATACGACGGGTTTCGTGGGTTCATGGGAAGTAAAATGCCCTCACTGTGGGAATTATACCCCTTTAGTAAACCAATGGTGGTTATTAGCGTTAAAAGAAGGGAGTAGTAACGACGAAGAAGAGGAAGGAGAAGAGAGTGAAGTTAAGTCAGGTGCTTTTAGGAGATTAGTCTACATGGAACCGGTAAAAGAAGGTAATCAGATCCGTGTTAAAGTAATTGACCTTAATAAGGAGTTAAATGTAAAAAGTGTAAGGGCTAAGAAGACTAAGGACAAGATAATAGTAAACGGAAAAGAATACCGAGTGTCTCAGGGTAATGTCAACGCTAAGAAGAGTTTTGCTAGGTGTTTGCATTGTAATAATGTATTTCCTAAAGATAGTAAGAAATGGTACGTTAAGGAGGCTATTAATGAATGGAATGAAAATTACGAGAAGTTTATGAACGGCGAGATAACTCTAGAAGAGTTGAGAAATTCAAGGGCAAGACCCACACTCCTGGTTAAGTTCAAAGGTAAAGCTAAGGATTTAACCTTTGAGGAAATTACCGTAAAAGATGAAGAAGCGTTTTGGGACTCATTTGATAAATTACGAGGATTAGATATAACTAAAATACCTACGGAAAAAGCGTCACCTTACGGGACATTACGTTTTGTAACATGGGGGATAGACAGATTTTATAAATTATTTAATGCTAGACAACTAATAATACTTACTAAGATCGTTGAGAAGATTAGCTACTTAAGAGATATAATAGAAGGAGATGATGAATATAAGAAGGCGGTAATAACTTACTTAGTTTTGGCTTTTCTAAACCATATACGGTATAATTGTATGTTAACTTCTGTTCACCCTACTAGAACATTTGTCAGAGAAGCTACTGCACTTACAAGATTCAGCTTTATGTGGAACTGGATTGAAATTTCTCCCTTAGCTAACATAATAGGTTCGTTTTCCAAAAGCTTAGAACATGTGAATGAAGGACTCGAATACTTAATACAAACTGATAGCGACTCACAAGTTGAAGTCCTCCAGACTGATGTATGTGACTTAAGGTTGGATCCAGTTGATGTTATAATTACCGACCCTCCATATGCTGATGACGTGCCATACCCTGAAGTAGGAGACTTCTATTACGTCTGGTTAAAAAAGGTATTTCCATTCCCATATAACACACAATGGGAGGAATTAGTACCTAAGGATATAGGGGTTGATGAAGCGAGGAATAAGGTATTTGGCAACGGTGTGGGGACTTATGATTATTTCAGAGAGAGGTTAGCACAAGCTTTTGCTAATCTTAGTAAATTACTGAAAGGTGAGGGAGTCTTAGTAACTTTTTATAACCACACCTCGCCAAAAGCATGGACATCACTACTTTATGCCGGTTGGTACTACTCAAAATTTAGAATTTCAACAACTTATGCGATAACTACTGAAGATGAGACGAGGATAAATGCTAGAGGTACAGTCTCGCTAGATAAGTCAATAGTAATCGTCTGGAGGAAAAGGGCCGAAGGGACGAAACATATACAAGAAGTTAAGAAAAATGTTATTTCAGCAATCTCAGACTGGATATCTACGAATATCAAGTCATTATCTTTGGACACGTACATTGAAGTCCTAGGAAAAGTTTTATCGGAGTTCACTAAATACGAAAAATTGTTGGGACTAAAAGGAGAAGGTATGAAAGCTGTAGAGGATTTAGTCTCCAACCACGTCTTTCCCACTGTTGTTCAATCCTTGATTGAAGGGTTGGCTAAGGGAACCGGAGCTAGGGTTGAAAACCCGTACTCGGTATTTTATGTCTTAGTCAAGGCACTACTCCCTCCCTCTAAGACGGTGAGAAAATTAGATAAGAATACCTTAATATTCTTGAACGTATCGGGTAATATTACTAAAAAGGATCTCCTTCAGAATAAGATAATAAAAGCGGGAAAGGACACTATTTACCTAATGGAGCCGGAAAACGCAAACGACATAAACGATAAAATACGGTCATTTGAAATGCTGAATCACGTTAAATCCGCAATCGCAGGTGATTATAATTTCTCTAACCCTGTCCAAGTCCTCCACTATCTGGAGTATATAGCGTTGAAATACCCTGATAAATTGAAAGAAGAGGTCGACAAACTTAGAGAAAAGACACGTTTTGTAGACGAGGCGTTATCAGTTGCAAAAATATTTACTAAGGTGCTTAACGAAAAAGACGTCGAATATGGACCTTCGTGTAAAATGGTGGGGGGCTGTGAAAAAGGGATTGAAAAGTGGGTGAGCTAAATGGCTGACCTCTCTTTGTACCAGAACGTAATTCCGAGGGAAGACGTGTTTAACCCTAAATTCGACGACGAGGTAGCACCGGAACTAAGTGACGTACATAAAGGCACGGCACCTAGCATTTACACGAACCCTGAAGAATTTTTCGCTATAACGTATTTTACGGATTCAATGAGAAACTTGGTAAGAGATATATCCGAGTCTTTCAGAGTAGGAAAAGGAATGACTATACCACTGTACTCTTTCTTCGGTGGAGGAAAGACTCACTCCTTAATTATGCTCTATCACGCTTTCAAAAACCCGGATATCGCGAAGAAGTATAATTTAGACGTAGAGAGCGGAGTTAAAGTGATAGTAGTTGGAGGAAAAGACTCAGCAACTGCACCTTCTCCAGACACACCCTCAGACGTTAAGACCCTTTGGGGATACATAGCTAAACAACTGGGTAAATACGATATAATTGCAAAAGCCGATAACGACTTGATGGCACCTCAGAAGGACGTCCTAGAAAAAGTGTTTGAAGGGGAGAAGGTTTTAATTTTGTTTGATGAAATAGTATGGTATTTATCTAGGGTTAAGGACACAATCTATAACAGATACTACACTCAATGTCTATTGTTTTTTGAGAACTTAGCGTCAGTGACTGCTAACCTGCCAGTAGTAATAGTTGTGACAATCCCGGGCAAATACTATGAGAAAACCGGTGTAGTTCAAGCTGAGAAAAGTTATGAAAACGTAGTAGAGGAGCTATCAAGGAAAATCGAGAGAATAGGTAGAGTATATAGGGCACCAATAGAAACCCCTGTTGACTTAGGAAAAGTATTGAAAAAGAGGTTATTTAAGAGTATTAATGAGGAAATAATTCCTCTTGTTAAAAGTAAATATTCCAAGTACCTAGAGGATTTCAAGGATTATGTAGACCAAGAGAGTATCGAGAACTTTGATGACGCTTACCCGTTCCATCCGTATTATTTAGAGTTATTAAAACTACTTCTTGAAGAAACCGGACTTCAAGGTACTAGGGATGGGATAAGGCTTAGCAGGATGGTCGTAAGGTTGCTTTGGAATGATAAGCCTAAAAGGAGTTTAATTTTACCGTCAGATATTGATATTAGGAATGAACAGTTTAAAGTACTTTTACTTAAAAATTATACAGATTTCGACAAGGTAGTAGATTCAATTAAGAATGTGACTAAAGGTCTTTCAATTTACTTTAGTATGGCTAATTACATCTTTTTATCAACTTATATGTTCAAACTGGGCTTAGATCCGGGACAACTAAGGAATGCTTTGCCTGACAGCAAAAAAGTAGTGACATCGGTTTTAGACCCATTATATCTGGAAGACATTTCCTTAACTCCGGCTGAGGTTAAGACTAAACTCGCCGATATGACGAGCGGAGGGAAAAACGTCGATAAGATAGTCCCATATTTAATTTATTCAGAGGACAAGTACTGGTTTACCTCTTTCTTAGACCCGATCACTATATGCAAGAGGGGAAAGAGTAAGGTGCTCGATGCGGATGCGGTAACCGTAATTAAGGATATGATAGGGAACCTAGCGGAAACACCGATAGATGCCATAGAAAAGAGGTCTAAGAAAGAAGTCTACAAGGGGATTATCAAAAAGTTCCACATAGTAGACAGTATTGAACATTTAGTTGACGTTGATGAAGAAACATATAATTTGGTAATATTGTGGAAGCCTTTATGTGATGGCTGTAGTTCCCAGGACGTAAAAGAAAGCGATTACTACGACGAAATAAAAAGGTTTATTTACAACGTACCGTCGGGCAAGTCATCAATTTCCCCTAGGAAGAACGCTAACTCTTTAGCTTTAATGTTCTCTTTAACGGGCAACGGCAAGGAGAAGTTGATAGAGCAAACTAAAGAGTATATATCGTGTAGAGACACTGATGTGTCTAAATATTATTCTGACGAAGTGAGTAAAAATATAGCTAAGAAGATGCTCACTGATTTCCTATCGAGAGTGCAGAACAGTATTTATAACCAGATATTCAACTATTATGACAGGGTAGCATACCCCGACAAGATGAATGACGTCCAAATAGTCACTTTATCTACTACTGGAAAGACGCTACTTGAAAACGCTGAGGAAACTATGAGGAACGAAAATAAAATTATTAGGGAAAACGACATGGACTTTGACACTTTAGCTTACTACTTGGAACAAACTAACATAAACATAAGGGACACCACGATCTCTTATCCACAACTACGTCAGATGTTTTATACTAACCCCATGTTACCATGGGCAAGTGATGAAGCATTAAAGTCCGCAATAGTTTCCGGCCTTAAGTCCTATTCCATAGGGGTCCTCTCCGGGAGCAAGATTTACTTTAAAGCTGAAGAAGGGAGTACGGTGGAATACAGTAATTCTTTAATAGATAATTCTACTACGGTCTTACCTGCAAGAGTAGCTGCTGATAAGCAAATCGACAGCTTACTTGAGCAAGAGAAAGAGTTTGAAGAAGACGGTAAGATACACAAGACATATTATGTAGTTGCCACTGACGAAGAGGAGATACCGCTTAAAGAACTGAGGGACAGGGAAAACTGGTTCGACATATTTATTAACGGTAAACTGAGGAAGAAAGAAGAAGTAATCGAAAGCGGTGTGGACATCGAGCTAGAGCCAAGGGTAATTAAGGCTAAGGCAGGAGACACGGTGTCCGTTAAAATTAGGGTAAGTAAGGTAGGTAAGTTCGATAAAGAAGTTTATCTTGAGGCGAGTAAGGGGAGCCTATCTCAGACCAGCGGGGCCCCTCCATTTGACGCTATCCTAACAGCGAGTGTAGAGGACGGTCAACCGATAGTGGTCACTGCTAAATACGATAATAAGACCGTAAAAGCCCAGATACCAGTAGAACTAGTTCAGGTCGTGGAACAGTGCGAGAAGGTTTTAGACCCTAGAGACTCTACTAGCCCGGTAATATTCAAAGTAGACATAACCGATATGAAAAACATTTTGAGCATATTAGACCAGTTAAGGGTAGTCCCGGGGGTTAAATTCGTAGAAGGGGAAGTAACTGTCGAAGACCCTAGTAGGGTATCGGTGTTGATTAGGCCCAAAGACATGAAATTAAATGAGTTCATAGAATTCCTAAACCGACAGACAGTCCTTATAGGTCTGACCAAGTACACAATTTCTGGCAAGGTAACAGTAAAAGTTAACGACCCCAAGCCTCTAGACGAAAAAGACAAGAAAAAAATTATAGACTTAATTTCTAAAAACGCGATTATAGCTTGGACCAAGGTGTGCTAGGCTTGTACGTAATTAGGGAAAGTTCGAGTGAAGGGAAACCGAGGTCACATTACTATCGACTCACGCAAAATAAAGAAAGCTTTAAGGTATTTAGAGCATCACTGAGCATTTCGGAGTTAGACGAGGTACTGCTGTCCAGGACGGATATTAAATTCAACAAAACTAGGAAAACTATCAGCACGGATAGCGAGAGGCTGTTTAAGATGGCTATAATATACGGAGGGGTCAGGCAAACTATAAGGGTAGCTAACCGCTCGAGGTTGGTCTCCATTGCAAAAGTATTGTTATCCTTAGAGGAGTTCAGCTTGCAGTTCTGGTATACTGAGTTTGTCTCGAGGTATTCCACCAGAAATAATATAGTAGACACGTATAAAGTAGGAAGGTCTTTCAGGGACCTCTATGAGTTATGACCTAAAATTCGTTAAATTCGTATTTGACGAGTTGGAGAAAAACCACCCTTTCTTCAGGTACCCTTTATTGACTTCCGGGGACTACGAACCTTACCTCCACCAAGCGGAAGTGTTTTATAGGCTTTTGCCCAGGGAGCCGGTACGTTTCTTAATAGCCGACGACGTAGGGTTGGGTAAGACCATTGAAGGGATAATGGTAATTGACCAGTTAATTAAGAAGAAGAACGCGAGGAAAATCCTGTTGGTACTCCCCAAGATTTTAATTAAGCAGTGGGTTTACGAGCTCAACAGGTTTAGGAGGGAGTGGGACCTCCCAGTTTATGAGTATAGCGGGAAAGACGATGTAAAAGCTGATGGGATTTATGTGGTCAGTGTCGACACGGTTAAGAAGGAGAACCATAAGAAGAAGTTCCTCGAAGTCAAGTGGGACTTGGTAGTGGCTGACGAAATACATAAGGTAGGAGTCGTGGGGTCTAAGGAGAACTTAAGGTATAAGGCAATGGCAGAAATTAGCGGTAAAAACCAGGATGCGAACTTTCTAGGTTTATCCGCGACTCCCCATAGGGGTAATGACAACGACTATTTGAAGAGGTTAAACTTAATCGACCCTTATTTAAGGGAAGCCGACGATAACTTGCTTAGGACGAGCGTCAGGGCGATAGTCCAGAAGAGGAATAAGGACAATGTAAACAAGGTTTATGAGAAGGAAAAGATATTCCCCGACGCTATTTTTATCCAATATTTGGTCGAGCCTACAACAGACGAGTTGAAATACTACGAGAAAATCAGGGACTTAACTCTTACTATATTGAGAGAATACTACAATAAAATAGGGAAAAGCCCCAAAGGGTTGCCGCTCTTGTCCTTTATGATAGGGCGGAGGTCTCTTTCCAGCCCTTACGCGGGTCTGCTGACCTTTAAGAGGATGCTGGAAAAAAGGGCGGCTTACTTGTATGAAGAGGACGTATTAGACCAAGCCGAGGAGTACGCTGAAGAAGAGGAAGTCGAGGAAGACAGCGAACCGGACGAATTAGCCAACAAGTTAGCCCAATTGAGTAGCGAATACTTAGAGAAATTAGGGCATGAGTTCCTGCAAAAGTTTGAGGGTAACATTCATGACTTAATAAAGTTGGCTGAGAGTGTGATGAGTAGTGACAGCAGGGTAAAAGCAGTAGCAGAGTTAACTAAGTCCCACTTAGACAGAGGGGACAAGGTGATCGTGTTCACGGAATATAAGGACACTGCAGAGTACATTTATAATAAGTTTAAAGAGGAACTCCGCGTACCTGAAGGTTCGATTAAAGTCGTCACAAGTGATACGTTAGCTAAGGAAGGGATAGAGAGGGTGAAGGGTTGGCTCGAAAAAGGCGGGGCGAAGGTAATGGTAGCTACCGACGTGGCTTCTGAAGGGCTGAACTTGCAGTCAGCGAACGTCCTTATCCACTACGAGCTCCCGTTGAGCATAGTGAGGTTTGAACAGAGGAACGGTAGGGTATGGAGGCTGAAACAAAACAAGCCGGTCTATATTTATTACCTAGCACTAAATACGGAAATTGAACAAAGCATCTTGAACAATTACTATAACAAACTCTTAGAAATTACAAAGGGGACTGGTGCTGAAGTAAACGTGGCTGACGCCGTAGTATACAAGACAGGGAAGGTAAACAAAGTGTTCAATTTGACCCAAGACAAGGAACCCATACCGGTTTATTTAGCTTATAACGACCCCCAAAAGAAAGAGGAGCAAATAACTTCTATCAAAATATGGGAATCCGTACTCCAAGGTAACGTTAACGGTGTCGTCGAGACCATGCTCAAGAGGATAAGGATATTAAAAGAGACGATGAAAAAGTTCGCGCTTTACGACTCGTTACAAGGGGCTGCTGTAGTAGAAATCGATACCGTGAGGAAAATAGCGGGGTTTACCAACAGGTCGGAGTTAAGGTCGGTATTACAGACGTTTTTAGGAGAGCTTTTAAAGAAGGTAAACGGGAGGGTAGAAAACGGTAAAATCTTTTACAGCGGGGGAGTAATAGACGGTTACGACCCTTCAAGGATAGGTAAAATGATCGATACTATAGAGCAAATAATCTCTCACGTTACAAAAGAAGGTGAATCTTTCGTTATTTGTGACGCCTTGGACTACAACGTATATGTAGCTAACGCTAAAGTCCTCATAAACGGGAAGGAAACTGTGGACGTCCCTTACATAATTGATTCGAGTTCTCGAGAAGTCCCAATGAGCAAGTTTTTCGCCGAAATCTTGCCCCTGACTATGAACTGTAGAAAAGTTTACCCTGACGAAGTCTACATAACAAGAGAAATTAATAACCATTTAGTAATAAGGAATATAAAGTCTAGAATATTTAAATTATTAGAAAATTATACGAAGTACAGGCAATTGAGGGGGAGGGACAAGTGGTTACCTAACAATATAGACGAGATAGACGTAAAGGTCGATATAAGGGGAGGGGTTATAGGGGTTAACAATAACGAAACCGATTACTTGAATAAATCTCTCGATGGGCTTAAGAAAAAAGGCACGGTCACCGAAACACAAGGAGTTTACAGACTAGAAGGGAAAGGAGAAGTCAGGTACATCAGGATCGTAAGCCCTAAGGAAGTTTTCAACAGGGATAAACAGTATTGGGTCTATACTTATTCAAACGGTGCGTTAGTGGGCGTTAGAAATGGTTGAGTTCGTGTATAACAACCTGAAAATAAAAGTCCTGCAAGGGTATGGTGAGATCGGGGGGAACTGCATAGTAATGGAAGACAAGGACAGGAGGGCCGTTTTTGACCAAGGGGTCAGGTTTTCCAAGTTTAAAAAATTTTATAACCACAATATTTCCCCTGCTGGTTACTCCGAAATGGTCAAGTTAGGTATAATACCTAGACTGGACGACCCAATTGACTTGTTTATATCCCACTTCCACTTGGACCACCTCGGGTTACTACACCCTTTACCCATGGGCTCTACAGTCTACGTGCCCGATGAGGAAATATTCAACTCTTTCATAACCCCTTATAAGACCGCTAATAACTGGACTACTTACGTTTCTCCGCCTATCGGGGTCGAAATATCTAGTGCTATTAAAAATAACGATAACGTATTACCCCTACACGTGGAGCACAGTGCTTACCCCGCGACGTCATATTACTACGATAACGGGGACGTAAGGGCCCTTTATACGGGGGACTTCAGGCTCTCTTCCCCGCTGATTAACCTAAACCGGGAAACTCATAGAAAATTGCACGAGAAAACTCTGTTAGAAGAATACGAAGAAAAGGGGTTGTCCACAGACGTCTTAATAATAGAGGGGACGAACTTTTCCTCCCATAACATGCCGGTCACTTCTGATTATTTTATTGAACAACTCCTCAACATTTTTAAAATCCACTCAAACTCGTTGATACTCGTGTCAGTGGACTCTTTAGACGCTGAAGCGATCCTAAGCATGTTAGAAATTTCAAAACTGTATAACAGGACCCCCGTAGTTGAAGGGAGGAGGCTGACGAATATGGCCAAAGTCTGGGTAGAGCTGGCGGGAATAAACACTGATATTTATCAGCTCGGGACCGAGGAACTAAACTTCAACGTAATTTTGGAGGACGAGATAAAGAAGGGCCCTTCACAATACATAATTTTATCGAGTAAAGGTGATATACTGGACTTCGCTAGGAGGGCTAACTTAGGTAAAGGGTCGGTAGTCATATCTCTATCCGCTGAAGCCCCTTCTGAAAGTGAAGAGAACGAGAGTGTTGAGGACAACTGGTTAAAGATGTTAGGTTTCATTATATACCGGCTCAGGATGTCGGGGCATTATTACCCCTATGAATTGAAAGAAATCCTTGACACCATAAGGCCAAAGAAAGTAATCCCTATACACACCGAAGCCCCTTCACTGATGTGCGAATATATAGGACAGCTAGGTTATGAGTGCTTAAGCAGGTCTAGCTGACCACTTTAGTGTGTTTTTCCCCGCTCACCAACTCTGACGACATTTTTAACGCGTAGCCCAGTAACGTAGTGGCGTCATTGCTTACCCCCAGGACTTTCTCGTAGCTGGTCAATTCCCTCAAAGCCATGCTGAGCACGTCGAGGTAGGTACCGCGGTTTCCTTTCTTGACTTTCGTATAAATTTCCCACAAAGGCTTTACACCTTTTCTCCCTTTTACCAACTCTACTTTAAAAAGGCCCTCCTCAACCCCTATTACAGAGATGTGGAAGTCCCTTAAGGAGACCAGGTAAACGAGGGAACCGGGGTCGAGCCTATCCAAATAAAATATTGCTCTGTCAAACCCCCCTATATGGCTTGAAAATTCGAACTCTTTCTCATAAAAGCTTTCACACCCCTCATCTATGCAAGAGAATATGTAGTCCTTAAACAACCTGGGGGTTAAGGTATAGCCGTTCGAGTTACTGAGGGGCCTCTTGACCCACTCGTAAAAGAAAAATTCGATGTTATAGAGGGCGTCCATGTCCAGCGTGAACGGGTGGGAGGCTATGACTCCAGGGCTTTCGTCCCTTTTTTCCCCTATACGTCCTAACACTTTCTCTAAGGACATGCAGAAATGGCTTTGTGACAGTTCTACCCATTCCTCCGTTACGGGTGTTTTTTGGGAAAACAGCGGGAATACCTTACCTTTTTTAAACCTGGAAAACATGGAATTATACGTCACAAAATCGAGTAAAGCTAGGGCGTAGACCGGGATTTCTCCTTTTTCCCTTTCCCTAATTTGCTCAATTATGTCCTTTATTACTAGGAGTTGGTTAGGTGAGAACAACTTATAAATTGAGTCAAAGCCGTTTTTGAAGTCGACCTTAGCCTTAGGTATGTCAGGGTCTAAAAATACGTCCCTCAGCTTTTCATAGTTTTCCGCAGTCGGGGTCACAGGTGAGTCGAAAAGCTCGTTAGTCGATAT belongs to Stygiolobus caldivivus and includes:
- a CDS encoding DUF499 domain-containing protein — encoded protein: MADLSLYQNVIPREDVFNPKFDDEVAPELSDVHKGTAPSIYTNPEEFFAITYFTDSMRNLVRDISESFRVGKGMTIPLYSFFGGGKTHSLIMLYHAFKNPDIAKKYNLDVESGVKVIVVGGKDSATAPSPDTPSDVKTLWGYIAKQLGKYDIIAKADNDLMAPQKDVLEKVFEGEKVLILFDEIVWYLSRVKDTIYNRYYTQCLLFFENLASVTANLPVVIVVTIPGKYYEKTGVVQAEKSYENVVEELSRKIERIGRVYRAPIETPVDLGKVLKKRLFKSINEEIIPLVKSKYSKYLEDFKDYVDQESIENFDDAYPFHPYYLELLKLLLEETGLQGTRDGIRLSRMVVRLLWNDKPKRSLILPSDIDIRNEQFKVLLLKNYTDFDKVVDSIKNVTKGLSIYFSMANYIFLSTYMFKLGLDPGQLRNALPDSKKVVTSVLDPLYLEDISLTPAEVKTKLADMTSGGKNVDKIVPYLIYSEDKYWFTSFLDPITICKRGKSKVLDADAVTVIKDMIGNLAETPIDAIEKRSKKEVYKGIIKKFHIVDSIEHLVDVDEETYNLVILWKPLCDGCSSQDVKESDYYDEIKRFIYNVPSGKSSISPRKNANSLALMFSLTGNGKEKLIEQTKEYISCRDTDVSKYYSDEVSKNIAKKMLTDFLSRVQNSIYNQIFNYYDRVAYPDKMNDVQIVTLSTTGKTLLENAEETMRNENKIIRENDMDFDTLAYYLEQTNINIRDTTISYPQLRQMFYTNPMLPWASDEALKSAIVSGLKSYSIGVLSGSKIYFKAEEGSTVEYSNSLIDNSTTVLPARVAADKQIDSLLEQEKEFEEDGKIHKTYYVVATDEEEIPLKELRDRENWFDIFINGKLRKKEEVIESGVDIELEPRVIKAKAGDTVSVKIRVSKVGKFDKEVYLEASKGSLSQTSGAPPFDAILTASVEDGQPIVVTAKYDNKTVKAQIPVELVQVVEQCEKVLDPRDSTSPVIFKVDITDMKNILSILDQLRVVPGVKFVEGEVTVEDPSRVSVLIRPKDMKLNEFIEFLNRQTVLIGLTKYTISGKVTVKVNDPKPLDEKDKKKIIDLISKNAIIAWTKVC
- a CDS encoding DUF1156 domain-containing protein, which translates into the protein MQKRLIESDKFSSLIPEIDEKAVKEKGSGRPTYWGMVFWRTRKPLVSARAFIAASLLPEGFNITEYKRIIRLNEDIPHKYQPITNNVFKDYVLLDPFAGFGSIPLEAKRLGLGKVIASELLPTAYMFLKAVLDYPKYGEKLLKDIERYGNELIKSLEEDVKELYGDTTGFVGSWEVKCPHCGNYTPLVNQWWLLALKEGSSNDEEEEGEESEVKSGAFRRLVYMEPVKEGNQIRVKVIDLNKELNVKSVRAKKTKDKIIVNGKEYRVSQGNVNAKKSFARCLHCNNVFPKDSKKWYVKEAINEWNENYEKFMNGEITLEELRNSRARPTLLVKFKGKAKDLTFEEITVKDEEAFWDSFDKLRGLDITKIPTEKASPYGTLRFVTWGIDRFYKLFNARQLIILTKIVEKISYLRDIIEGDDEYKKAVITYLVLAFLNHIRYNCMLTSVHPTRTFVREATALTRFSFMWNWIEISPLANIIGSFSKSLEHVNEGLEYLIQTDSDSQVEVLQTDVCDLRLDPVDVIITDPPYADDVPYPEVGDFYYVWLKKVFPFPYNTQWEELVPKDIGVDEARNKVFGNGVGTYDYFRERLAQAFANLSKLLKGEGVLVTFYNHTSPKAWTSLLYAGWYYSKFRISTTYAITTEDETRINARGTVSLDKSIVIVWRKRAEGTKHIQEVKKNVISAISDWISTNIKSLSLDTYIEVLGKVLSEFTKYEKLLGLKGEGMKAVEDLVSNHVFPTVVQSLIEGLAKGTGARVENPYSVFYVLVKALLPPSKTVRKLDKNTLIFLNVSGNITKKDLLQNKIIKAGKDTIYLMEPENANDINDKIRSFEMLNHVKSAIAGDYNFSNPVQVLHYLEYIALKYPDKLKEEVDKLREKTRFVDEALSVAKIFTKVLNEKDVEYGPSCKMVGGCEKGIEKWVS
- a CDS encoding MBL fold metallo-hydrolase RNA specificity domain-containing protein is translated as MVEFVYNNLKIKVLQGYGEIGGNCIVMEDKDRRAVFDQGVRFSKFKKFYNHNISPAGYSEMVKLGIIPRLDDPIDLFISHFHLDHLGLLHPLPMGSTVYVPDEEIFNSFITPYKTANNWTTYVSPPIGVEISSAIKNNDNVLPLHVEHSAYPATSYYYDNGDVRALYTGDFRLSSPLINLNRETHRKLHEKTLLEEYEEKGLSTDVLIIEGTNFSSHNMPVTSDYFIEQLLNIFKIHSNSLILVSVDSLDAEAILSMLEISKLYNRTPVVEGRRLTNMAKVWVELAGINTDIYQLGTEELNFNVILEDEIKKGPSQYIILSSKGDILDFARRANLGKGSVVISLSAEAPSESEENESVEDNWLKMLGFIIYRLRMSGHYYPYELKEILDTIRPKKVIPIHTEAPSLMCEYIGQLGYECLSRSS
- a CDS encoding DEAD/DEAH box helicase → MSYDLKFVKFVFDELEKNHPFFRYPLLTSGDYEPYLHQAEVFYRLLPREPVRFLIADDVGLGKTIEGIMVIDQLIKKKNARKILLVLPKILIKQWVYELNRFRREWDLPVYEYSGKDDVKADGIYVVSVDTVKKENHKKKFLEVKWDLVVADEIHKVGVVGSKENLRYKAMAEISGKNQDANFLGLSATPHRGNDNDYLKRLNLIDPYLREADDNLLRTSVRAIVQKRNKDNVNKVYEKEKIFPDAIFIQYLVEPTTDELKYYEKIRDLTLTILREYYNKIGKSPKGLPLLSFMIGRRSLSSPYAGLLTFKRMLEKRAAYLYEEDVLDQAEEYAEEEEVEEDSEPDELANKLAQLSSEYLEKLGHEFLQKFEGNIHDLIKLAESVMSSDSRVKAVAELTKSHLDRGDKVIVFTEYKDTAEYIYNKFKEELRVPEGSIKVVTSDTLAKEGIERVKGWLEKGGAKVMVATDVASEGLNLQSANVLIHYELPLSIVRFEQRNGRVWRLKQNKPVYIYYLALNTEIEQSILNNYYNKLLEITKGTGAEVNVADAVVYKTGKVNKVFNLTQDKEPIPVYLAYNDPQKKEEQITSIKIWESVLQGNVNGVVETMLKRIRILKETMKKFALYDSLQGAAVVEIDTVRKIAGFTNRSELRSVLQTFLGELLKKVNGRVENGKIFYSGGVIDGYDPSRIGKMIDTIEQIISHVTKEGESFVICDALDYNVYVANAKVLINGKETVDVPYIIDSSSREVPMSKFFAEILPLTMNCRKVYPDEVYITREINNHLVIRNIKSRIFKLLENYTKYRQLRGRDKWLPNNIDEIDVKVDIRGGVIGVNNNETDYLNKSLDGLKKKGTVTETQGVYRLEGKGEVRYIRIVSPKEVFNRDKQYWVYTYSNGALVGVRNG